A window of Hippoglossus stenolepis isolate QCI-W04-F060 chromosome 18, HSTE1.2, whole genome shotgun sequence contains these coding sequences:
- the LOC118126050 gene encoding cingulin, translating into MQGKTEENNMQTAESSSSTNHKKPPAGSSRSSNLRRAGSVKDLIGRFSSSDPVSPTGSLAFGVGEGLKSEETFKSTLSTFAPSLPTEESPIPSITVSPPLRETRQNDAPSSGTTTNQVTARTDCPVGGSAEKTDSQATTKTQTVESGRDSLADSGMGSESEFDSNKQLEDEPTTPSPRPASHNPKYQLSLNNELRTNGLSSREADAPGGGRSTEENGPRMSRWEGSRLGPNYFRGSLESLASREGDTMSDRLGVVDSPPRVFNSPYTTTASMDYNPMYRMSEFKAPSGLSPATSEMNLYGFNSRSTSPVGIPSSNFPPQRTRFSAYDTLVKRRAEVNHNHNHAPQVMPGQHYSLRSNTLGAPNKKDFIEELTKQLDACQRRNQFLEAESVEMEKERNQIRFEMRGFMVNNEDLLRANAQLTNEMKRMREQMIEMERESQSIGEKYRAMEIEVRQARDMMVEANTQEYAFNFLQQSLKNKIQDSEENLEKQTLHAKTLGEKLWLAERKLEELEVVKDTKDKRTSELNSDLLRLETELNEALQVSSQASAEVNLHQKLRDDAHMRVDELEESLLEKDQELLRLQNLVGRLQGEVSGKLIDKEQNLEEEIQLRERIQLQCKQAERSVDDLHMELQGTQQARDDLAKQLKQAQEKMIDLESDLEELHDSEQRWAAKHKRAIEQTEQLQLKVIQEKDLNDQLDTEKVVMERQLRELRLEVDELQSSRVQEDVVSRAESRAKELENLLRTEERNKAVMTNTISKMERRTNELSDQMEEEHRIANEQKDLMNQRIRSLKRQLNESEEEASRKEAQYRHTQRELGEERETSGRLQRQLLDQHLQMKRKETLNIRQTLDNLRLDLSVDDEDDELPPPPPPQQQTENFTKV; encoded by the exons ATGCAGGGAAAGACCGAAGAAAACAACATG CAAACGGCCGAGTCATCTTCATCAACTAATCATAAGAAACCGCCTGCAGGCTCGTCCCGTAGCTCAAACCTGCGCCGAGCCGGGAGCGTCAAAGACCTGATCGGTAGATTCTCCAGTTCGGATCCCGTCTCTCCGACTGGTTCTCTCGCTTTTGGAGTCGGAGAAGGTCTGAAGTCTGAGGAAACGTTCAAGTCTACGCTGTCCACATTCGCTCCGTCCCTACCGACAGAGGAGAGTCCAATTCCCAGCATCACCGTGAGTCCTCCGCTCAGAGAAACCCGTCAGAACGATGCTCCGTCCAGCGGGACCACCACTAACCAGGTCACTGCCAGAACTGATTGTCCAGTAGGAGGCAGCGCTGAGAAAACTGACTCGCAAGCAACCACCAAAACACAAACCGTAGAATCCGGTAGAGACTCGCTGGCGGACTCTGGAATGGGATCG GAGTCTGAATTCGATTCGAACAAGCAGCTGGAGGACGAGCCCACCACGCCCAGTCCTCGGCCGGCCAGCCACAACCCCAAATATCAGCTGTCCCTCAACAACGAGCTGAGGACGAACGGGTTGAGCAGCAGGGAGGCCGACGCTCCGGGGGGCGGCAGGTCGACCGAGGAGAACGGCCCCAGGATGTCCCGGTGGGAGGGCTCCCGGCTGGGGCCCAACTACTTCCGGGGGTCCCTGGAGTCCCTCGCCTCACGGGAGGGGGACACTATGTCCGACAGG ctggGTGTTGTTGACAGCCCCCCCCGAGTGTTCAACAGTCCGTACACCACGACGGCCTCCATGGATTACAACCCCATGTATCGCATGTCCGAGTTCAAG gcTCCCAGCGGCCTGTCTCCTGCCACCTCCGAGATGAACCTGTACGGCTTCAACAGTCGCAGCACCAGCCCGGTCGGGATCCCTTCATCCAACTTCCCCCCGCAACGGACTCGATTCTCCGCCTACGACACGCTGGTGAAGAGACGGGCCGAGgtcaaccacaaccacaaccacgcG cCTCAGGTGATGCCCGGCCAACACTACAGCCTCCGCTCCAACACGCTGGGAGCGCCCAACAAGAAAGACTTCATCGAGGAACTGACCAAACAGCTGGACGCCTGTCAGAGG CGTAACCAGTTCCTGGAGGCCGAGAGTGTCGAGatggaaaaggagagaaatcaGATCAG GTTCGAGATGCGCGGCTTCATGGTGAACAACGAGGATCTGCTGCGCGCCAACGCTCAGCTGACCAAtgagatgaagaggatgagggagCAGAtgatagagatggagagagagagccagtcGATAGGAGAGAAATACAGAGCGATGGAG ATCGAGGTGCGGCAGGCGCGGGACATGATGGTGGAGGCCAACACGCAGGAGTACGCCTTCAACTTCCTCCAGCAGTCGCTCAAAAACAAGATCCAGGACTCTGAG GAGAACCTGGAGAAGCAGACGCTGCACGCTAAGACCCTGGGGGAGAAGCTGTGGTTGGCCGAGAGAaaactggaggagctggaggtcgTCAAGGACACGAAAGACAAGAGGACGTCTGAGCTCAACAGCGACCTCCTCAGGCTGGAGACGGAG CTGAACGAAGCCCTGCAGGTGTCGTCGCAGGCCTCAGCCGAGGTGAACCTGCACCAGAAGCTGCGTGACGACGCCCACATGCGGGTGGACGAGCTGGAGGAGTCTCTGCTGGAGAAGGACCAGGAGCTGCTGCGACTGCAGAACCTCGTCGGCCGACTGCAGGGGGAG GTGTCTGGGAAGCTGATCGATAAGGAGCaaaacctggaggaggagatccAGCTGAGGGAGCGGATCCAGCTGCAGTGCAAACAGGCGGAGAGGTCGGTGGACGACCTCCACATGGAGCTGCAGGGGACCCAGCAGGCCAGAGACGACCTGGCCAAACAACTCAAACAGGCTCAG GAGAAGATGATCGACCTGGAGAGcgacctggaggagctgcacgACAGTGAGCAGAGATGGGCGGCCAAACACAAGAGGGCCATCGAGCAG acggagcagctgcagctgaaggtgATTCAGGAGAAAGATCTGAACGACCAACTGGACACTGAGAAGGTCGTCATGGAGAGacag CTGCGTGAGCTGCGTCTGGAGGTGGACGAGCTGCAGAGCTCCAGGGTTCAGGAGGACGTCGTCTCCCGAGCGGAGAGTCGAGCCAAAGAGCTGGAGAACCTGCTGAGGACCGAGGAGAG GAACAAAGCTGTTATGACAAACACCATCAGTAAAATGGAGCGAAGAACCAACGAGCTGAGTGAtcagatggaggaggagcaCAGGATAGCTAATGAGCAGAAAGACctg ATGAACCAGAGGATCCGTTCCCTGAAGCGTCAGCTGAACGagtcggaggaggaggcgagcaGGAAGGAGGCGCAGTACCGCCACACCCAGAGAGAGCTGGGCGAGGAGAGGGAGACGAGCGGCCGGCTGCAGAGGCAGCTGCTCGACCAGCACCTGCAGATGAA acGTAAAGAGACTCTGAACATCCGTCAGACTCTGGACAACCTGAGGTTGGACCTGAGCGTGGACGACGAAGACGACgagctgccgccgccgccgccgccgcagcagcagacagaaaacTTCACCAAAGTCTGA